The Labrus bergylta chromosome 15, fLabBer1.1, whole genome shotgun sequence genome includes a region encoding these proteins:
- the ak9 gene encoding adenylate kinase 9, with product MTNHDRLVDNVIEDEAEKQSLVEKPTCFIIIGRPGVGKSTLAKKLAESWKCILIDDTDLLNTHIKNKTEQGLELLNILFAGRSIPEDLILQLILARLNSPDVEHYGYVLSCLPFMSDESLKIPEQIELIKNLKLSPDFIINIKCPDKDLVNRLSGLKQHPETGQVYNRDQWTQKEVFNKKKENKDEEEEEEEEQEIQKDIIDQMVWTPENLPRNAFPRIKMYRDTMLRPLEDYMINHNPLYLLELDGNMSPGELHSTVMSRLGSMTLKCVSVPVPLHQTDEEELPEHIDTEDLLRLMSSSRTVAPGFRWRRSRWGQTCPVALKEGKVIPGRPELCVGFQDKLYILSSQEAYQKFVANPRQYLLPPMPRPPCRVAIIGPPQAGKSTLCQLLAQHYNALVLDLEKLVLPVLEKVEQDRLDQIKDETTQVAIEQIKKKMQQERDNSGKLITEDHPEVQAMVLTALEEAKQMSTSPMSLYTEVLEKRFKEIEEADSDSDVRTGWVLDNFPKNYSQINDLQKAEILPDTLICLSDSDGNQVLRRFYEKNKESVDEAVRKRLQDKQSQKQKQDLKQKEQEPEGKATAAELQTNLETVVEEMEENPEQSETTNPEHPDINEKEAVALPDHWELGYPDGPEMNDYKLQLKQFVSEWEKMKSNLDVSYSVLEIGDKSPEDLLQEVVLQIEKPFQYMSWELSEMDVDEEAEDFEALAELERTEEGSMDNFEGEDEDEGHSPAKRLLGDTDHFCPVALKNQNVLWPCTEETAAKYREKTFYFSSPEARESFLQNPAQFVAQNEPLEPPALRIFLLGARGSGKTTQGEWLAKQLGLFHVQFRELLQMLILTKTKTRVPYADEVDTMDGSSEDLEALIREETGQEETESEDPSASINDMEQEGELTDEEHAIKAYLSDGHPLPPEILDNVLEPFWKNEPYRSTGFILEGFPRNPEEVQYMVQQQLFPDVVVVMAVDVSDVQKRLLPTYLNKWRDRCRRNEAQLVLLRDLRAKNRAEKIAQRRAELMEELGGNAEITKSRHPSDEEDDGEDEAGGNIEDEIKAMLEEEFPLEEDNEDTENEETEEAASERLEIEIEERFLTDENGFITVTELLSEQNIPKVSVGATRKIWIVQHQLLKKIQPLLTNRESLFQKCQPIPYSLAHKLLLTSYKLHSAFGCLDPIKLFKEPDLIQPLQWPLNTTFPLIFHQFIYFFATKENRSIFMLNPLKYIGQPKPFALLPVKIAILGPPKSGKTTVAQMFAKKYGLARLSIGGVMREVLNTQENTDLAVQMKRYLSQGLVVPDELAIQCLEVALMSSVCSTRGYVLDGFPKTLKQAELMRSKSIIPMTAVELELDTVEVLKRGLLDKMKPNKPHVMHDSSEILHIRNSCYKEEMEHVRQHFQQQYQNLILLDGSKSQWWIWNNILKETSINMKCIHNFLERIQRGQSACINRLCVTPTELQNRLGEFGQYCPVCLALHLHLVDCSEIAALTHAVQYREHYYKMCGEDHLQRFLTSPDQFVTPGCPHTLPQPHLLPQKLTETQVKNRFPQQVEMKGFCPVTYLEGKQRYEALVRGKMEFAVEYKERIYIFETKQKQEKFVRTPETFCDQKLPSKVPPLCEPVPLTSLPTLGYLEQGLGVAVIKAMTAVGCLKPKYPFLSIQRSALQYVAFYLKAFNHKSTAYTRQKYKKKLALFEENCELIPYLSSTMRRNYKPLREHPIDFEFKLNRFLALGNMSGANSVL from the exons ATGACAAACCACG ACCGTTTAGTTGATAACGTCATTGAAGATGAAGCTGAGAAACAGAGTCTTGTTGAGAAACCCACCTGCTTCATCATCATTGGAAGACCG ggtGTTGGAAAATCCACCTTGGCCAAAAAACTTGCAGAGTCCTGGAAGTGTATTTTAATTGATG ATACAGATCTGCTCAACACGcacatcaaaaataaaacagagcaaGGCCTGGAG cTCTTAAATATCCTATTTGCGGGTAGAAGTATACCAGAAGACCTAATTCTCCAGCTGATTCTTGCCAGGCTTAACTCACCAGATGTGGAGCATTATG GTTATGTTCTGAGCTGCCTACCGTTCATGTCAGATGAATCTTTGAAGATTCCTGAGCAGATTGAGCTGATCAAAAACCTCAAACTATCACCTGatttcatcatcaacatcaag TGTCCAGATAAGGATCTGGTCAATAGATTGTCCGGTCTGAAGCAGCACCCAGAAACAGGACAAGTGTACAACAGGGATCAGTGGACGCAGAAGGAGGTCTTtaacaagaagaaagagaacaaggatgaagaagaggaggaggaggaggagcag GAAATCCAAAAGGATATTATTGACCAGATGGTGTGGACACCTGAGAACCTGCCGAGAAATGCTTTTCCCAGAATTAAGATGTACAGAGACACAATGCTCAGACCACTTGAG gACTACATGATAAACCACAACCCCCTCTACTTGTTGGAGCTGGATGGAAACATGTCACCTGGAGAGCTGCACTCG ACTGTGATGTCTCGTCTTGGATCCATGACGCTGAAGTGCGTCTCAGTTCCAGTCCCCCTGCACCAGACTGATGAAGAGGAACTTCCAGAGCATATTGACACA GAGGATCTGCTAAGACTCATGTCCTCATCCAGGACAGTGGCCCCTGGTTTTAGATGGAGAAGAAGCCGCTGGGGCCAAACTTGCCCTGTTGCTCTAAAGGAAGGAAAAGTAATTCCTGGTCGACCTGAATTATGTGTAGG CTTCCAGGACAAACTGTACATCCTGTCATCTCAGGAGGCCTACCAGAAGTTTGTCGCAAACCCCCGGCAGTACCTTCTTCCTCCAATGCCCAGGCCTCCTTGCAGAGTTGCCATCATTGGACCTCCACAGGCAGGGAAGAGCACACTATGTCAGCTTCTGGCTCAGCACTACAACGCACTGGTGCTTGATTTGGAGAAACTGGTTCTGCCGGTTTTGGAAAAGGTTGAGCAGGACAGGCTTGACCAAATCAAGGACGAGACAACACAGGTCGCTATTGAGCAAATCAAGAAGAAGATGCAGCAGGAGAGAGATAATTCAGGAAAGTTAA TTACAGAGGATCATCCAGAGGTACAAGCAATGGTTCTGACTGCGTTGGAAGAAGCCAAACAAATGAGTACAAGTCCCATGAGCCTGTATACCGAGGTACTGGAGAAGCGTTTTAAAGAG ATTGAGGAGGCTGACTCTGATTCAGATGTCAGGACTGGATGGGTGCTGGACAACTTTCCCAAGAACTATTCACAAATCAACGATTTACAGAAAGCAGAAATCCTGCCTGACACCCTTATCTGTCTGAGCGACAGTGATGGAAATCAGG TTTTGAGGAGATTCTATGAGAAGAACAAGGAGAGCGTGGATGAAGCTGTAAGGAAGAGGTTGCAGGACAAACAAtctcagaaacaaaaacaggattt aaagcagaaggagcaaGAACCAGAGGGGAAGGCCACAGCTGCAGAACTGCAAACAAATCTAGAGACAGTTGTGGAAGAAATGGAAG AAAACCCTGAACAATCTGAAACTACCAATCCTGAACATCCTGACATAAACGAAAAAGAAG CTGTTGCATTACCTGATCATTGGGAGTTGGGTTATCCAGACGGCCCTGAGATGAATGACTATAAACTGCAGCTGAAACAGTTTGTGTCCGAATGGGAGAAAATGAAGTCCAATTTAGATGTGTCCTACTCAGTACTGGAGATTGGTGACAAAAGCCCTGAGGACCTGCTTCAGGAGGTGGTCCTTCAGATCGAGA AACCCTTTCAGTACATGTCCTGGGAGCTGTCAGAGATGGACGTGGATGAAGAAGCTGAGGATTTCGAGGCCTTAGCAGAGCTAGAGAGAACCGAGGAAGGCAGCATGGATAATTTTGAAGGAGAGGACGAGGACGAA GGACACTCACCAGCCAAGAGATTATTAGGCGATACTGATCATTTCTGCCCTGTGGCTTTGAAAAACCAAAATGTCCTGTGGCCCTGTACGGAAGAAACTGCAGCCAAGTACCGTGAGAAAACCTTCTACTTCTCCAGCCCAGAAGCGAGGGAGTCTTTCCTGCAGAACCCTGCACAATTTGTTGCACAGAATGAGCCTCTTGAG CCTCCTGCCCTTCGGATATTTTTGCTTGGCGCCAGAGGGTCAGGTAAGACCACTCAGGGTGAGTGGCTGGCCAAGCAGCTTGGCCTCTTCCACGTTCAGTTCAGGGAGCTACTCCAAATGCTCATCTTgaccaagacaaagacaagaGTACCTTATGCTGATGAAGTGGACACTATGGACGGGTCTTCTGAGGATTTGGAGGCTCTGATAAGGGAAGAGACGGggcaggaggagacagagagtgaggatCCCTCTGCCAGCATCAATGACATGGAG CAAGAAGGAGAGCTGACTGATGAGGAACATGCCATCAAAGCTTACCTGTCTGATGGACATCCTCTGCCTCCAGAGATCCTTGATAATGTTTTAGAGCCGTTTTGGAAAAATGAGCCATACAG GTCAACAGGTTTTATTTTGGAGGGCTTCCCTCGTAATCCTGAGGAGGTTCAGTACATGGTACAGCAACAGCTTTTCCCTGATGTTGTTGTGGTCATGGCGGTGGATGTCTCTGATGTTCAGAAGCGTCTCTTGCCGACATACCTAAATAAATGGCGTGATCGCTGCCGCAGGAATGAAGCACAGCTTGTCCTCCTTCGTGATCTACGTGCAAAGAATCGG GCAGAAAAAATTGCCCAAAGAAGAGCTGAACTCATGGAAGAGTTAGGCGGCAATGCAGAAAtaacaaag TCCAGACATCCCAGCGATGAGGAAGATGATGGGGAGGATGAAGCTGGGGGTAACATAGAGGACGAGATAAAGGCCATGCTGGAAGAAGAGTTTCCTTTAGAAGAAGATAATGAAGACACAGAGAATGAGGAGACTGAAGAGGCAGCATCCGAGAGGCTGGAAATTGAGATAGAAGAGCGTTTTTTGACAGATGAAAATGGCTTCATTACTGTGACg GAGCTCCTGAGTGAACAAAACATACCCAAAGTGTCTGTAGGTGCAACCCGCAAAATCTGGATAGTGCAGCATCAGCTGCTCAAGAAAATCCAGCCCCTGCTGACCAATAGAGAGTCTCTTTTCCAAAAATGCCAACCCATCCCATATAGCCTGGCACATAAGCTGCTGCTCACTTCCTACAAGCTCCACAGTGCCTTTGGCTGCTTGGACCCCATCAAG CTATTTAAAGAGCCTGACTTGATCCAGCCTCTGCAGTGGCCTCTCAATACGACATTTCCTCTAATCTTCCATCAGTTTATCTACTTCTTTGCGACGAAGGAAAACCGCAGCATTTTTATGCTGAACCCTTTGAAATATATCGGGCAGCCAAAGCCCTTCGCATTGCTCCCTGTTAAAATAGCTATTCTTGGACCACCCAAATCTGGGAAAACCACTG TGGCACAGATGTTTGCTAAGAAATATGGTTTGGCCCGACTGTCCATTGGTGGGGTTATGCGTGAGGTGCTTAATACACAGGAGAACACTGATCTGGCTGTCCAGATGAAAAGATATCTGTCCCAGGGACTTGTTGTGCCTGATGAACTTGCCATTCAGTGTCTGGAGGTGGCACTCATGAGCTCAGTCTGCAGCACCAGAGG GTATGTGTTGGATGGCTTTCCAAAGACATTAAAGCAGGCAGAGCTGATGAGGTCAAAGAGCATCATTCCCATGACAGCAGTTGAGCTGGAGCTGGACACAGTGGAGGTGCTAAAGAGAGGCCTCTTGGACAAGATGAAGCCTAACAA GCCTCATGTTATGCATGACAGCTCTGAGATCCTCCACATTCGTAACTCCTGTTAcaaggaggagatggagcatGTGAGGCAACACTTCCAGCAACAATATCAGAACCTGATCCTGCTGGATGGTTCAAAGAGCCAATGGTGGATCTggaacaacattttaaaggagaCTAGCATCAACATGAAATGTATCCACAACTTCTTGGAGAGGATACAAAGAG GACAATCAGCTTGTATCAACAGACTATGTGTCACACCCACGGAGCTGCAGAATCGACTTGGAGAGTTTGGCCAGTACTGCCCTGTCTGCCTGGCTCTACATCTCCACCTAGTGGACTGCTCAGAAATTGCAGCTTTAACTCATGCGGTGCAGTACAGGGAACACTATTACAAAATGTGTGGCGAAGACCATTTACAG AGATTCCTGACCAGTCCGGATCAATTTGTGACTCCTGGCTGCCCACACACTCTCCCACAACCCCACCTGCTGCCACAAAAGCTAACAGAGACTCAGGTGAAGAACAGGTTTCCACAGCAAGTTGAAATGAAGGGCTTCTGTCCGGTCACTTATCTGGAAGGAAAGCAAAG GTATGAAGCCCTGGTTCGTGGTAAGATGGAGTTTGCTGTGGAATACAAAGAACGGATCTACATTtttgaaacaaagcagaaaCAGGAAAAGTTCGTAAG GACTCCTGAAACCTTCTGCGACCAAAAGCTGCCAAGTAAAGTCCCTCCTCTTTGTGAGCCTGTACCCCTCACCTCCCTGCCCACACTGGGCTACCTGGAGCAG gGTCTTGGGGTTGCAGTCATCAAGGCTATGACAGCTGTTGGGTGTCTAAAACCAAAGTATCCTTTCCTAAGTATCCAAAGATCAGCCCTCCAATATGTGGCCTTCTATCTGAAAG CTTTCAATCACAAGAGCACAGCCTACACCCGCCAGAAGTACAAAAAGAAGCTGGCCTTGTTTGAGGAGAACTGCGAGCTTATTCCCTACCTAAGCTCAACAATGAGGAGGAACTACAAGCCCCTACGTGAACATCCTATTGACTTTGAGTTCAAACTTAACCGTTTTTTGGCCTTGGGAAACATGTCAGGTGCCAACAGTGTTCTGTAG